A stretch of Myxococcus guangdongensis DNA encodes these proteins:
- a CDS encoding RNA polymerase sigma factor region1.1 domain-containing protein, which yields MENRIGKSYMARKALFAKGLKEGRLTVQEIEEALPAGTLTAAERWLLYYSLRAAQVEIIDEVTGQVDHGFMAESPAAQEH from the coding sequence GTGGAGAACAGGATCGGCAAGAGCTACATGGCCCGGAAGGCCCTCTTCGCGAAGGGGCTCAAGGAGGGGCGGCTCACGGTTCAGGAGATAGAGGAGGCGCTGCCGGCGGGGACGTTGACGGCGGCGGAGCGCTGGCTCCTCTACTACTCGCTGCGGGCCGCCCAGGTGGAGATCATCGACGAGGTGACGGGACAGGTCGACCATGGGTTCATGGCCGAGTCCCCCGCCGCCCAGGAGCATTAG
- a CDS encoding nucleotide exchange factor GrpE produces the protein MSGPSHSDPSQEPQHAQSANGGGPPGPEAGAAGEAEARTPADDVVSEAADAEKERLRAELESSRRRVDELARAYQAVNKDREEFKQRLTRERERMMDVERGNVAVTLLEAIDELDRALSMSGQDHSPLAQGVRMIRDSLLSKAQGMGIERITVTGQSFDPNVAEATDMEITASPDEDQKVVAEIRAGYRLKERVIRPARVKVAKYVAPAQA, from the coding sequence ATGTCCGGTCCTTCGCACTCCGACCCCTCCCAGGAACCCCAGCACGCCCAGTCCGCCAACGGCGGAGGTCCGCCGGGCCCGGAGGCCGGTGCGGCGGGCGAGGCCGAGGCCCGGACGCCCGCCGACGACGTGGTCTCCGAGGCGGCCGACGCGGAGAAGGAGCGCCTGCGCGCCGAGCTGGAGTCCTCCCGGCGTCGGGTGGACGAGCTGGCGCGCGCCTACCAGGCGGTGAACAAGGACCGCGAGGAGTTCAAGCAGCGGCTCACCCGCGAGCGCGAGCGGATGATGGACGTGGAGCGTGGCAACGTGGCCGTGACGCTCCTGGAGGCCATCGACGAGCTGGACCGGGCCCTCTCCATGAGCGGCCAGGACCACTCGCCCCTGGCGCAGGGCGTGCGGATGATCCGCGACTCGCTCCTGAGCAAGGCCCAGGGCATGGGCATCGAGCGGATCACGGTGACGGGCCAGTCGTTCGACCCCAACGTGGCCGAGGCCACGGACATGGAAATCACCGCCTCCCCCGACGAGGACCAGAAGGTGGTGGCGGAGATTCGCGCGGGCTACCGGCTCAAGGAGCGGGTCATCCGCCCGGCCCGGGTCAAGGTGGCCAAGTACGTGGCGCCCGCCCAGGCCTGA
- a CDS encoding trypsin-like peptidase domain-containing protein, whose translation MRRRISCHLVASRLLFVLVSLAVLPLTASAEEGPVGPWLQARLREHAAWFSYQGSGEARPGGALGLWRERPAGETGLPAFVPPTSLAPLIRAVEAGVVNITTVSPRDSGLAGMKRSTGSGFVLTPDGLVVTNSHVVSGASKIAVRLSDGREFSAEVVGRDASTDVALLRLSGSDMGDLPALYLGDSDRLEVGDWVVAIGNPFGLDHSVSHGMISAKERVLGVGQFDDFIQTDALINPGNSGGPLFNMKGEVVGVNTAIISQGQGIGFAVPINLVKDLLPNLRENGKLTRGWLGVIVNDDRESAERRAPLVKDVYQGSPAAAAGIRSGDRLVAVNGRTIGSYLQLLRKVALLAPGTEAKLTLLRQGTTQEVAVRLVERPAQEAAEGLVQRVTSDEDLGLSLRDLTPEVAAPLNQVAWDGALVSAVSPRSPAEAAGLRMGDVVTEVNRKRVKDAAGVRAALSKGSSGASILLRVKRGDSQQYLAIAR comes from the coding sequence ATGCGCCGCCGTATAAGCTGCCACCTCGTGGCTTCCCGACTGCTCTTCGTCCTGGTGTCCCTGGCCGTGCTCCCCCTGACGGCGTCCGCCGAGGAGGGGCCGGTGGGGCCCTGGCTGCAGGCGCGCCTGCGAGAGCACGCCGCCTGGTTCTCGTACCAGGGCTCCGGTGAGGCCCGTCCTGGCGGCGCGCTGGGCCTGTGGCGCGAGCGCCCCGCTGGAGAGACGGGCCTGCCCGCCTTCGTTCCGCCCACGTCGCTGGCGCCGTTGATCCGCGCGGTGGAGGCGGGCGTCGTCAACATCACCACGGTGAGCCCCCGGGACAGCGGGCTGGCCGGGATGAAGCGCTCGACGGGCTCGGGCTTCGTGCTGACGCCCGACGGGCTGGTCGTCACCAACAGCCACGTGGTGTCGGGGGCGAGCAAGATTGCGGTGCGCCTGTCGGACGGCCGCGAGTTCTCCGCCGAGGTGGTGGGCCGGGACGCGTCCACGGACGTGGCGCTCCTTCGGCTGAGCGGCTCGGACATGGGGGACTTGCCCGCGCTCTACCTGGGGGACTCGGACCGGCTGGAGGTGGGGGACTGGGTGGTGGCCATCGGCAACCCGTTCGGGTTGGACCACTCGGTGTCGCACGGGATGATCTCCGCCAAGGAGCGCGTGCTGGGCGTGGGCCAGTTCGACGACTTCATCCAGACCGACGCGCTCATCAACCCGGGCAACTCCGGCGGGCCGCTCTTCAACATGAAGGGCGAGGTGGTGGGGGTGAACACGGCCATCATCAGCCAGGGGCAGGGCATCGGCTTCGCGGTGCCCATCAACCTGGTGAAGGACCTGCTGCCGAACCTGCGGGAGAACGGGAAGCTCACGCGCGGCTGGCTGGGCGTCATCGTCAACGATGACCGGGAGAGCGCCGAGCGCCGGGCCCCCCTGGTGAAGGACGTCTACCAGGGCAGCCCCGCGGCCGCCGCCGGCATCCGCTCCGGAGACCGGCTGGTGGCGGTGAACGGGCGCACCATCGGCTCCTACCTGCAGCTGCTCCGGAAGGTGGCGCTGCTGGCGCCGGGCACCGAGGCGAAGCTGACGCTCCTGCGCCAGGGGACGACGCAGGAGGTGGCGGTGCGGCTGGTGGAGCGCCCCGCGCAGGAGGCCGCCGAGGGGCTGGTCCAGCGTGTCACCAGCGATGAGGACCTGGGGCTGTCGCTGCGGGATTTGACGCCCGAGGTGGCCGCGCCCCTGAACCAGGTGGCCTGGGATGGGGCGCTGGTGTCGGCGGTGTCGCCGCGCAGCCCCGCGGAGGCGGCGGGCCTGCGCATGGGCGACGTGGTGACGGAGGTCAACCGCAAGCGGGTGAAGGACGCGGCCGGGGTGCGCGCGGCCCTCTCCAAGGGGAGCTCCGGTGCCAGCATCCTGCTGCGGGTGAAGCGCGGGGACTCCCAGCAGTACCTGGCCATCGCCCGGTGA
- a CDS encoding DUF6066 family protein, producing MSRFLVAAVALLLPTLALADVDSRFAKLRDEAEPLGGLGAFLEKYIGACEGALVDPKCKSDAEAFRKKYQGKRLYMIIGEDDATMLSPGPYNPGAGEYTVNITPFFPGGRYALTHGAPKKQDGNGNPVLPFLTVTGTLPEGWNGQLFARMFSMRQVRAQVVFTPQAVWSLPKKGGGKNHGVTARIDGLILTEGRTGHPIGLWLNGKDANASR from the coding sequence TTGAGCCGCTTTCTGGTCGCCGCCGTCGCCCTCCTCCTGCCCACCCTGGCCCTGGCCGACGTGGACTCGCGCTTCGCCAAGCTGCGCGATGAAGCCGAGCCGCTGGGAGGCCTGGGGGCCTTCCTCGAGAAGTACATCGGCGCGTGTGAAGGGGCGCTGGTGGACCCGAAGTGCAAGTCCGACGCGGAGGCCTTCCGCAAGAAGTACCAGGGCAAGCGGCTGTACATGATCATCGGCGAGGACGACGCCACCATGCTGTCCCCGGGGCCCTACAACCCGGGCGCGGGCGAGTACACCGTCAACATCACCCCCTTCTTCCCCGGCGGCCGCTACGCGCTCACCCACGGCGCCCCGAAGAAGCAGGACGGCAACGGCAACCCGGTGCTGCCCTTCCTCACCGTGACGGGGACGCTGCCGGAGGGATGGAACGGGCAGCTCTTCGCCCGCATGTTCTCCATGCGGCAGGTGCGCGCCCAGGTCGTCTTCACGCCGCAGGCGGTGTGGTCCCTGCCCAAGAAGGGCGGCGGCAAGAACCACGGGGTGACGGCCCGCATCGACGGGCTCATCCTCACCGAGGGCCGCACCGGCCACCCCATCGGCCTGTGGCTCAACGGCAAGGACGCCAACGCCAGCCGCTAG
- a CDS encoding PilZ domain-containing protein yields MFERPQERRSHLRFDKVFTVYLTTQDGMMRGVGRNISARGMFVEVRDAVGLGEKLKVTFAGEDGTEMTCLCEVRYQVALAFGRKDGREGSSRGVGLRIVAYETHDDAPLLLVDRERVMH; encoded by the coding sequence GTGTTCGAGCGTCCGCAAGAGCGCCGCAGTCACCTGCGCTTCGACAAGGTCTTCACCGTCTACCTCACCACCCAGGACGGGATGATGAGGGGGGTGGGGCGCAACATCAGCGCGCGGGGCATGTTCGTGGAGGTCCGCGACGCGGTGGGGCTGGGGGAGAAGCTGAAGGTGACGTTCGCGGGCGAGGACGGCACGGAGATGACGTGCCTGTGCGAGGTGCGCTACCAGGTGGCGCTGGCGTTCGGCCGCAAGGACGGGCGCGAGGGCTCCAGCCGTGGGGTGGGCCTGCGAATCGTGGCGTACGAGACGCACGACGACGCGCCGCTGCTCCTGGTGGACCGCGAGCGGGTGATGCACTGA
- a CDS encoding Glu/Leu/Phe/Val family dehydrogenase gives MASEENFMRAPAPTPKRTVYTEAMEIFHRAADLIKLDKRVRLELEEPDYEHIFYVTAKLKDRLVPLIPERAKQFADLPETQVRNKEGLEALANGSIILNGRALLGSDVAIRQGHLRLPDGKVYQLVPGESQRFKAYRVQHNQARGPYKGGLRYHREVSLDLFKALAAEMTWKTAIAEVPFGGGKGGIQIDPREYGREELEAITLRFMYRLKSLIGPNIDIPAPDVGTNPEIMALLYRQFSDGERERHNLRGIVTGKDVRIGGSEGRGKATGQGVAFCIEDYYADRGESVKGKTFVIQGFGNVGSHAAIIMHGMGARLLAVNDADGTIYNGDGIDVHALAAYVQDPKNLKRSVLGFPGAQRIEKKDLWDVQADILVPAALGGEITADIAERLKVKLIAEGANGPTTPEADRVLQKRGIELIPDIIANAGGVTVSYYEWIQNKRMERWSEAEVDQRLERAMKRNYRIIRDISRNQPRKTDMHDSRQYCVGEAVDSRCAAMILALKRIEAHYLLEGFSQ, from the coding sequence ATGGCCAGCGAAGAGAACTTCATGCGCGCTCCGGCGCCGACGCCGAAGCGCACCGTCTACACCGAGGCGATGGAGATCTTCCATCGGGCGGCCGACCTCATCAAGCTGGACAAGCGCGTCCGGCTGGAGCTCGAGGAGCCCGACTACGAGCACATCTTCTATGTGACGGCGAAGCTGAAGGATCGCCTCGTCCCGCTCATCCCCGAGCGCGCCAAGCAGTTCGCGGACCTGCCGGAGACGCAGGTGCGCAACAAGGAGGGCCTGGAGGCCCTCGCCAACGGCAGCATCATCCTCAACGGCCGCGCCCTCCTGGGCTCCGACGTGGCCATCCGCCAGGGCCACCTGCGCCTGCCGGACGGCAAGGTCTACCAGCTGGTCCCCGGTGAGTCGCAGCGCTTCAAGGCCTACCGCGTCCAGCACAACCAGGCCCGCGGCCCCTACAAGGGCGGCCTGCGCTACCACCGCGAGGTGTCGCTGGACCTCTTCAAGGCCCTGGCCGCGGAGATGACCTGGAAGACGGCCATCGCCGAGGTCCCCTTCGGCGGCGGCAAGGGCGGCATCCAGATCGACCCGCGCGAGTACGGCCGCGAGGAGCTGGAGGCGATCACGCTTCGCTTCATGTACCGGCTCAAGAGCCTCATCGGGCCGAACATCGACATCCCGGCCCCGGACGTGGGCACCAACCCGGAGATCATGGCGCTCTTGTACCGCCAGTTCTCCGACGGTGAGCGCGAGCGCCACAACCTGCGCGGCATCGTCACGGGCAAGGACGTGCGCATCGGCGGCTCCGAGGGCCGCGGCAAGGCCACCGGTCAGGGCGTCGCGTTCTGCATCGAGGACTACTACGCGGACCGCGGCGAGAGCGTGAAGGGCAAGACCTTCGTCATCCAGGGCTTCGGCAACGTGGGCAGCCACGCCGCCATCATCATGCACGGCATGGGCGCGCGCCTGCTGGCGGTCAATGACGCCGACGGCACCATCTACAACGGTGACGGCATCGACGTGCACGCGCTCGCCGCCTACGTGCAGGACCCCAAGAACCTCAAGCGCAGCGTGCTCGGCTTCCCGGGCGCCCAGCGCATCGAGAAGAAGGACCTGTGGGACGTCCAGGCGGACATCCTCGTCCCCGCCGCCCTGGGTGGCGAGATCACGGCGGACATCGCCGAGCGCCTCAAGGTCAAGCTCATCGCCGAGGGCGCCAACGGCCCCACCACCCCGGAGGCCGACCGCGTCCTGCAGAAGCGCGGCATCGAGCTCATCCCGGACATCATCGCCAACGCCGGCGGCGTGACGGTGAGCTACTACGAGTGGATCCAGAACAAGCGCATGGAGCGCTGGAGCGAGGCGGAGGTCGACCAGCGCCTCGAGCGCGCGATGAAGCGCAACTACCGCATCATCCGCGACATCTCCCGCAACCAGCCGCGCAAGACGGACATGCACGACAGCCGCCAGTACTGCGTCGGCGAGGCCGTGGACAGCCGCTGCGCCGCGATGATCCTCGCGCTCAAGCGCATCGAGGCCCACTACCTGCTCGAGGGCTTCTCGCAGTAG
- a CDS encoding beta propeller repeat protein, whose protein sequence is MKLAHAFRRASGDSAWDCHFLADRWDGKDWMEDHAESWVGQVVDGRVFTLLGQVGWLTSLWRSPSGTVYVAEGSFRRGGVHINRSENPSRPAWEFHELPCVVSGIWGLDDRFVLAWGPHSQQRKESFYRWDGRQWHELPCPGEVFAVHGLAPDLVYAVGGEGLIARWDGARWHPAPSFTEAVMTAVHVVSKDEMYACSDAGVHEGSVYGWSEVAESPGMLMSVAKYREQVWVAGGTYGLFTLRGNELEEVETPVRPLSLDTRKRLVMATSEGLVDTEDAKEFRTVPLADFVACVQDIPRKW, encoded by the coding sequence ATGAAGCTCGCACACGCATTCCGCCGGGCCAGCGGCGACTCGGCCTGGGATTGCCATTTCCTGGCGGACCGGTGGGATGGCAAGGACTGGATGGAGGACCACGCGGAGTCGTGGGTGGGCCAGGTGGTGGACGGGCGTGTCTTCACGCTGCTGGGCCAGGTGGGGTGGCTCACGTCGCTCTGGCGCTCTCCGTCGGGCACCGTCTACGTGGCGGAAGGCAGCTTTCGCCGCGGCGGTGTGCACATCAACCGTTCGGAGAATCCCTCGCGCCCGGCGTGGGAGTTCCACGAGTTGCCGTGCGTCGTCTCGGGCATCTGGGGACTGGATGACCGGTTCGTGCTGGCGTGGGGGCCGCATTCACAGCAGCGCAAGGAGTCGTTCTACCGCTGGGATGGCAGGCAATGGCATGAGCTCCCCTGCCCTGGTGAGGTCTTCGCGGTGCATGGGCTCGCGCCGGACCTGGTCTACGCGGTGGGTGGGGAGGGGCTCATCGCGCGCTGGGATGGGGCGCGGTGGCATCCGGCGCCGTCCTTCACGGAGGCGGTGATGACGGCCGTGCATGTCGTCAGCAAGGACGAGATGTACGCCTGCAGCGACGCGGGCGTGCACGAGGGCAGCGTCTACGGTTGGTCGGAGGTGGCGGAGTCCCCGGGGATGTTGATGAGCGTGGCGAAGTACCGGGAGCAGGTCTGGGTGGCCGGTGGGACGTATGGGCTCTTCACGCTGCGCGGCAATGAGCTCGAGGAGGTGGAGACGCCTGTGAGGCCCTTGAGCCTGGACACGCGGAAGCGGCTGGTGATGGCCACGTCGGAGGGGTTGGTCGACACCGAGGACGCGAAGGAGTTCCGGACCGTGCCGCTCGCGGACTTCGTCGCGTGCGTCCAGGACATTCCACGCAAGTGGTGA
- a CDS encoding type VI immunity family protein translates to MSKLRGPGGDVLADNPEVTLTRYALGLTLYLDEPYVWATEGAAALLRRFLQLAPAERLTWYTTSTLPEWHRFTPRVADDVLASLSVSWADVRVRHLFTFRLVDDLGAPGLGFIYREMDSARGRRGFLQVLLPETLDPKQLLQLAKEIGERWPLLCGVGGYVGTWNEWVKSTAFWSLFRSSQRYLGLDIQDPDAMSWCVGEGLPGSNWLTLVGDGLAGKLSLDLAALKARAWTSAVHVHTLKGTTLIQAGEAPTLGDVNALEYPSAYAEVARVLEPHFVKTPTEYWGGFQEEQKTGAWLRRFVFPEDLR, encoded by the coding sequence ATGTCGAAGCTGCGTGGACCGGGGGGCGACGTGCTCGCGGACAACCCGGAGGTGACGCTGACGCGGTATGCCCTCGGGCTGACGCTGTACCTGGATGAGCCCTACGTCTGGGCCACCGAGGGCGCCGCGGCCCTGCTCCGGCGCTTCCTCCAACTGGCTCCCGCCGAGCGGCTCACCTGGTACACCACCTCCACGCTTCCGGAGTGGCACCGCTTCACGCCACGAGTCGCCGACGATGTGCTCGCCTCCTTGTCCGTCTCCTGGGCCGATGTCCGCGTCAGGCACCTGTTCACGTTCCGGCTGGTCGATGACCTCGGCGCGCCAGGGCTCGGCTTCATCTACCGCGAGATGGACTCGGCGAGAGGGCGTCGCGGCTTCCTCCAGGTGCTGCTGCCGGAGACCCTCGACCCGAAGCAGCTGCTTCAGCTGGCCAAGGAGATTGGCGAGCGCTGGCCCCTGCTCTGCGGCGTGGGCGGCTACGTGGGCACCTGGAACGAGTGGGTCAAGTCCACCGCGTTCTGGAGCCTGTTCCGCTCCAGCCAGCGCTACCTCGGGCTCGACATCCAGGACCCGGATGCCATGTCCTGGTGCGTGGGCGAAGGGCTGCCCGGCAGCAACTGGCTCACGCTCGTGGGAGACGGCCTCGCCGGGAAGCTCTCGCTGGACCTCGCCGCGCTCAAGGCCCGTGCCTGGACGTCCGCGGTCCACGTGCACACGCTGAAGGGGACCACGCTCATCCAGGCCGGCGAGGCTCCGACGCTCGGTGACGTCAACGCGCTCGAGTACCCATCCGCCTATGCCGAGGTGGCGCGGGTGCTGGAGCCCCACTTCGTCAAGACGCCCACCGAGTACTGGGGCGGCTTCCAGGAGGAGCAGAAGACGGGGGCCTGGCTGCGCCGCTTCGTCTTCCCGGAGGACCTGCGCTGA
- a CDS encoding beta-ketoacyl synthase N-terminal-like domain-containing protein — protein sequence MSSSKRLDSAHYGGRWGSAPVIVGTAAWNGLAFAPYQTWAFRRAELSAYAETPFRAPNGKRVTMAPIRTLPTRDSGAERLVPIATRTLTQLLTNLETMPPDATVALVLCLPERMGERTQEGFATQRRQVEKALVRLLEEKDLRPVVHVVPRGHASLAFALIEAGEALRSRKVDVALVGGVDTYYDPEVVQTLIDQQRIFDGENLDTFVGGEGAAFCALTRTDVAKRTKWPVLARLDTVATDVELATQDNDVPCMAAALTRAGRVVSERLREERRTLDWWLSDMTAEELRVHEFKLAWPRVAHDVMPPEAALEYLSECLGDLGAAAMPTGLAVAVEGMLRGDPGAATCLLTGSSAGGARGVVLLSREP from the coding sequence ATGAGCTCCTCTAAACGCCTGGACTCGGCGCACTACGGCGGACGGTGGGGCTCCGCGCCCGTCATCGTGGGGACGGCCGCGTGGAACGGGCTGGCCTTCGCGCCGTATCAGACGTGGGCCTTCCGCCGCGCGGAGCTGTCCGCGTACGCGGAGACACCGTTTCGCGCGCCGAACGGGAAGCGCGTGACGATGGCGCCCATCCGGACGCTGCCCACGCGGGACTCGGGCGCCGAGCGGCTGGTGCCCATCGCCACCCGGACGCTGACACAGTTGCTGACGAACCTGGAGACGATGCCTCCGGACGCGACCGTGGCCCTGGTGCTCTGCCTTCCCGAGCGGATGGGTGAGCGGACGCAGGAGGGCTTCGCGACGCAGCGACGCCAGGTGGAGAAGGCGCTGGTGCGGCTCCTGGAGGAGAAAGACCTCCGGCCCGTGGTCCACGTGGTGCCGCGAGGGCATGCCTCGCTGGCCTTCGCGCTCATCGAAGCGGGCGAGGCGCTGCGCAGCCGCAAGGTGGACGTCGCGCTCGTCGGAGGCGTGGACACGTACTACGACCCCGAGGTGGTCCAGACGCTCATCGACCAGCAGCGCATCTTCGACGGGGAGAACCTGGACACCTTCGTCGGAGGAGAAGGCGCGGCCTTCTGCGCGCTGACCCGGACGGACGTGGCGAAGCGGACGAAGTGGCCGGTGCTCGCGAGGCTCGACACGGTGGCCACCGACGTCGAGCTGGCCACCCAGGACAACGACGTCCCCTGCATGGCGGCGGCGCTGACGCGCGCGGGCCGCGTGGTGTCCGAGCGCCTGCGTGAAGAGCGGCGCACGCTGGACTGGTGGCTCTCCGACATGACGGCGGAGGAGCTGCGCGTGCACGAGTTCAAGCTGGCCTGGCCCCGGGTGGCCCATGACGTGATGCCCCCGGAGGCCGCGCTCGAGTATCTGTCCGAATGCCTGGGCGACCTCGGCGCCGCGGCGATGCCCACGGGGCTGGCCGTCGCGGTGGAGGGCATGCTGCGAGGTGACCCGGGCGCGGCCACCTGCCTGCTGACGGGCTCGAGCGCGGGCGGCGCGCGCGGCGTGGTGCTGCTCTCACGGGAGCCGTGA
- a CDS encoding DUF2169 family type VI secretion system accessory protein yields MNTPELLNGTSSTVALVPQLGMDGGILMVVLIKELFSITPGGARVTRVGGAQVRHADEPWDKKAPEASSIQLPADVCIRKPSTDVVVVGNAMSKGGQAVKQLDVHIEVGPVSKSLRVFGTRVWYRGALGLALGPPQPFTSVPLKWELAYGGFDASDSGKPPMEEARNPLGRGVARDSDVLVNQPAPQIEDPRDLISSARTRPAPAGVGAIGRHWEPRRRYAGTADEKWMKERMPLQPLDFDERHNQCATPELICPEYLKGGEMVKLLNLSAGGAYHFALPRLHFAVTTRTDQGEKEHRPVLDTVLLRPSDEETLELTWRAVVPMPRPARRLHYIQVHEKEVLR; encoded by the coding sequence GTGAACACGCCCGAGCTGCTCAACGGCACCTCGTCCACGGTGGCCCTCGTCCCCCAGCTGGGGATGGACGGCGGCATCCTGATGGTGGTCCTCATCAAGGAGCTCTTCTCCATCACCCCGGGCGGCGCGCGGGTGACACGCGTCGGTGGCGCCCAGGTCCGCCACGCCGACGAGCCCTGGGACAAGAAGGCGCCCGAGGCCAGCAGCATCCAGCTCCCCGCGGACGTGTGCATCCGCAAGCCCTCCACGGATGTGGTGGTGGTGGGCAACGCCATGAGCAAGGGCGGCCAGGCCGTCAAACAGCTGGACGTCCACATCGAGGTGGGCCCCGTCTCCAAGAGCCTGCGCGTGTTCGGCACCCGGGTCTGGTACCGGGGCGCGCTCGGGCTGGCGCTCGGGCCGCCGCAGCCCTTCACCAGCGTGCCCCTGAAGTGGGAGCTCGCGTACGGAGGCTTCGACGCGAGCGACTCCGGCAAGCCGCCCATGGAGGAGGCGCGCAATCCCCTGGGCCGCGGCGTCGCGCGGGACTCGGACGTGTTGGTGAACCAGCCCGCTCCGCAGATCGAGGACCCGCGCGACCTCATCTCGTCCGCCAGGACGCGGCCCGCGCCCGCCGGCGTGGGCGCCATCGGCAGACACTGGGAGCCCCGCCGCCGCTACGCGGGGACCGCAGACGAGAAGTGGATGAAGGAGCGCATGCCGCTGCAGCCGCTGGACTTCGACGAGCGCCACAACCAGTGCGCGACACCCGAGCTCATCTGCCCCGAGTACCTGAAGGGGGGCGAGATGGTGAAGCTGCTCAACCTCTCCGCGGGCGGCGCGTATCACTTCGCGCTCCCCCGGCTGCACTTCGCCGTGACGACGCGGACGGACCAGGGGGAGAAGGAGCACCGCCCGGTCCTCGACACGGTGCTGCTGCGGCCCTCGGACGAGGAGACGCTGGAGCTGACCTGGCGCGCCGTGGTGCCCATGCCGCGCCCCGCGCGCCGCCTGCACTACATCCAGGTGCACGAGAAGGAGGTCCTGCGATGA
- a CDS encoding PAAR-like domain-containing protein: MSVTALGMTVVGEKSKHTVVPMAPNMCHTPAAPSPLPMPYPITGDSGSLSVKCSNIEIESKHVHSSFCKTGNMKGNEPGVALTKDITVAGVNRGVAWGLPVPAVTVHFEGKPVCVTGNVGFGDSR, translated from the coding sequence ATGAGCGTCACCGCGCTTGGAATGACGGTCGTCGGAGAGAAGAGCAAGCACACCGTGGTGCCCATGGCGCCCAACATGTGCCACACGCCCGCGGCACCCAGCCCGTTGCCCATGCCCTACCCCATCACCGGGGACTCGGGCTCGCTGAGCGTCAAGTGCAGCAACATCGAGATCGAGAGCAAGCACGTCCACAGCTCGTTCTGCAAGACGGGGAACATGAAGGGCAACGAGCCCGGCGTCGCGCTCACCAAGGACATCACCGTCGCGGGCGTCAACCGCGGCGTGGCGTGGGGACTGCCCGTCCCCGCCGTCACCGTGCACTTCGAGGGCAAGCCCGTCTGCGTGACGGGGAACGTGGGCTTCGGGGACTCCCGGTAG